A window of Candidatus Nitrospira allomarina genomic DNA:
CATTTTTCCTCGATTCCTTCCGTTTTCCAATCTGGCGTAATTTGTGCTGAACCCGTCCATACCAGAAGCCATTGAAAAAGGACCAGCTTCTAAGCCGATTGTGTGCCTACATTTTCAATCCTCACCATGCTGTATTTATCTTCTGTCGTCTGTGGATCAATTTATGCGGTGCTCTGTTTGGCGAATGTCATTGGTTTGCCCTTCAGGACTCCTATCACCAGACGGCACATCTTTTCTGAATGGCCTTCCGTGAGCATGCTCTAGCCCATCTGTCGGTCTACATTGTGGTGGGATCCTTCCTAATTGACATCACTTATAGCCATCGGTGGGACTCGCACGATATTCCCCGCTTCAGACCTTTATGGCCTGAGGTGATTATGAGCAATTTTGAACAGACTAAACCCGGTCTTTTGATCATACTGAAATGAACATGTGGGCTTTCTGGATGAGATCCACATTGGATCCTCTCATGCAGAAGGCCATCAAGAGTCCGCTGATAGAACAAGCCATGACGGAGGATGCTGAGCCATACACATCATTTATTACGGCGAAAACCTGTTCCGACAAGGCTACAATCGATTTTCCCGCATTGTTTTTCCGCTTTCGTCGGATAAAGAAATGAAACCGCAAAAGCGAATCCATGCGGGGGCTCTAAGAACACAATATATTCTAAGTTTCGACGGCCGAACAAAAATGGGGTGACTACACACCGGCCATTGTTTCCGGCCCAAGCAGAAGATAGCGGGAGATCAGCTTTTCTCAAGAGCCAGTTAGCACGAAAGGCCCGGAATCAACATCCGGTCATCTTTCGGAATAGGAATTATGAATCGTTTTCTTTGCCCACATAACCGTTTCCGGCTTTTCAAGTATCCCCGGTCGCTCGCTTATCTATTGGGCTGCTGGTGGGTGATTCTTGTCGGCATCCAACAAGCCGAACGCTGGTTTCTCTTTCCTCACGTCATTGCCAAAGAACCACCGACCATCAGTCTCTTGGGCAAGACTCTCCTCGTGGGAGCCCTCAGTGACGGCGTGACAGCAAGTGCGGGAATCCTTCTGGCTATGATCCTCGCCCTGGCTGGCATACCGGTAGGCGTGTTTCTGGAAAGACCTCCTGGCTTGAAACGTTTGATCTCCGTCTATCGACGGACCCTTCAGTGGGCTCTCATACTGATAGGTGTACTGTTCTTGATGAGCGTTATGGTGGACATTTCATACTATCGTCTGTTTCACCATCACCTGGATTTTCCATTCTTTGAATACGTGGATGAAGCCTTCCAAGCCAGCCGCCATCACACGGAATCTCAGGGCTCCAACCAAACCATCGCAGAATTGGCTGAAGCCGGGAATTGGCTCAGGTATCTCATCACATATTTCATGCTCCTCGCTTTGACCATTCTGACAGGAGTCTGGGGCATGAATCGCCTCTGGTCTCATTCGATATTCGCCTACGCACACACCACTCACTTTCAGTTCCGGGCAATCCTGTTTGCCGTTCCATTTGCCCTTGGAGCTGCCGCATGGAGTCCCTTGCTTCCAGAGGCCTTGACCCTGCAAATTGAAAGTACGGCCTATCATAGCTTAGCTCAAAATCCAATCCTTTCTGCCTCTCGCCCGCTTCAAGAGTACATCCGATCCAAAGGAATGTGGGCACCGGCGCAGCTTTCCCGACCCATGAGTGCGCACAAGGCATTAACCGTCACCCATCAGATTCTCGCTCCATCGGCACGATGGCCATCCCTTCAATATCCCCTGATCAAAGAACAATCTACCATCCCGTCATTCATGCTTCCCTCACGAGTGAATATCCTCGTACTGTTGGTGGAAGGCCTGGATCGACGTTATCTTGGAAAAATCCTATCCCTTTCGAATCCGGCAGAGAAGGGGACGAACCTTCCCTCAAGAATCTCTCTCACTCCCTTTCTTGATTCCCTGCGGCAAGACAGTGTGTACTTTGAACATTTTTTCAGCAATGGGGTGCAAACCACCAGGGGCCTCCTGGCCACCCTATGCTCAGTGTTTCCGAGGCAGGGAACCGCCGTCATCAAGACTCGCAACACGCATGAGTATCTTTGCTTTCCCTCTGTGTTAAAGAAGGCCGGGTATCGGACAGAAATGATGATGGGCATCGATAGCGATATTCCAGGTTCACGTGCATTTTTAGCCAGAAATGGATTCGAGCAGATCTCCGGTGGTCAGGACTTTCCCGCGGGGCTGAAGCGAATGGGCATTGGCCTCACGGACGGCGCATTGCTTGATGTCCTGTACCAACGAATCGCCGAATTGCAGCAGCAGCCAGCCCCCTATTTCCTTGCTGCCCTCACAACCGGGACTCATCATCCTTTTACGATTCCCTTGCGGCACCCTGAAGTTCGGGCATTAACAGATCAGCCCGATCCCTATCTGGCGGCTCTTCGGCATTTTGATCTTGAATTTTCGCGGGTGTTTACCCATCTCAAACGTGACGGACTGTTGACCAACACCATACTTTTCGTCCTGGGAGACCATGGCCGACATGAATCTGTAGGCTTCACGGAAGGCGAACGCGTGGCAGGACATTTTTCGACCCCTCTGTTCATCTGGATGGATGAGGCACTCAGAACACAACTCCAGATCATGCCCCACACCGTGACAACCGTTGGTAGTCAGGTAGATATCGCACCGACGATATTGTCCCTCACTGGTCTGACCCCGAACCGCACCCCTTTTATGGGAAGGGATTTAACTTGCCTCCTTATCAGGAACTGTTTGTCGGATAACCTGGCGTACCTCAGCAATATGTATGATGATGCGATTGGAATAGCCGATCATCAAGGGATCTGGTGGTATGCATTTGATACGGGATTGCTCAACCATACCGATCTGGATCTGCAGACACCTGTCACGCACCCCTCCCTTGATGAAATGGATGCGGCGCACGCTTACCGTTCCATGATCGGTCTCTACCTCACCGCCAATACTCTCATCGAACACAATCGGATCTGGTCGTGGGGGAAATTCAACTCATCCTTCACCCCACCCGGAGCCTTGATTGCCGAATCTACAACTCGCATCCCTGATTTGACTCGTGGTGAACCCCATTCTCTTCAATCTGAATGAACATCATGACTATTCATCCGAAAACCATGAACCATGCGCCGACAATTTTCCGGGTCTTTCAACAAGATCGTTACCTTCGTGATTTTTGTGATGTGCGGAGCGGGTGTTTACCCAGAAACCTCCCTGGGGCAAAACGCTCCTGATCCCGACCGGGCCTCTCAAAAGCGGCAGGAACGATTCAAGCACGACCCGGATTTTCCCGTACAGGGTACGGAAGGACAAAGAGGGGAAGCGAAACAGGAAAAAGCCAAAGAGGAAGCGATCAGGTCTCTTGCGACCAAGGGAAAATTTACGGTGTTTCCCGTCCCGGCTTTCGCCTACAGCCGCAATGAAGGGGCCTATTACGGATTTCTCGTCCCGATGCTCCGATCAAATGCGAACGGCCATTTAGAAGACATTATTGCTCCCCAATATTTGCATAATAAGTATATCGGTGAAACATTGACCTTGAACTACTATGGATATCCTTCTGATACCACGCAATACAGTGCGATCCTGTCCTACTCCACCAAAGTTCAGCGTGATATCGATCTGTCTTACAAAAATGTTGGGGCAGGAGGGGGGCGTTATATCCTGGCGGGACGGGCCTCCTGGTTTAAAAATCCCTTCAGACGATTTTTCGGAATCGGAAGTCAAACGAATGAATCCGATGAAACCTCTTATACGTCAAAGGAAATTCTGGTGGATCTCACTGCCGGGATCCATTTGGCTCAGGATATCGCCCTAATGTGGAGTGAGCGGTACCACCAGGTACGCGTCGACGACGGAATCATCAATACGCTGCCAGACATTCAAGAGGATTTCCCAAACAGTAACGGCATTGGCGGAGCAGATATTCTGGGACATAAACTGACTTTTCGTTATGACACAAGGGACCGCCAATTAATCTCCACGCAGGGAACCTATTTGAACGTGTCCGTCGAATGGAATCAGAATTTCAAACAACAACCTGTGACGGACTGGTGGCGAACCACCATTGATGCCCGCCATCTTGTCCCACATTTCCATAACCGTCTGGTTTTTGTATCCCATTTGTACGCAGACACTGTTAATGGGGGAACACCGCCCTTTTATGAACGCCCAACCTTGGGAGGAGAGGATTCCCTTCGAGCCTTCGGAAGGAGCCGATTCATCGATTCCACCGCCCTGGTAATCAATCTGGAGGAACGGGTGCTGATTCGACAACAAAAAATCTTCGGATATCTTCTGGACTTCCAAGTTGCGCCATTCATCGATATCGGTCGAGTAGGATCCCATTTTATCAGCAACACCATCCTCCATCCTCAGGTCAATCCTGGGATAGGATTCCGATTCCTAGCCCGCCCCCATATCGTGGGTCGGGTTGATGTGGCGTATGGGAAGGATGGAGTCAATGTGTATGCCGGATTGGATTATCCCTTTTAAGGTGGTCAATGCTTTCTTGAGCGATTGGGCATGAATAGACATCCAGCCACAGGACCCATCATGAACAGATACGTCTATCGCCTTGCCTACCTGTTCATGGCCTTAATTTTTTCGGGATGCTCCT
This region includes:
- a CDS encoding BamA/TamA family outer membrane protein; the encoded protein is MRRQFSGSFNKIVTFVIFVMCGAGVYPETSLGQNAPDPDRASQKRQERFKHDPDFPVQGTEGQRGEAKQEKAKEEAIRSLATKGKFTVFPVPAFAYSRNEGAYYGFLVPMLRSNANGHLEDIIAPQYLHNKYIGETLTLNYYGYPSDTTQYSAILSYSTKVQRDIDLSYKNVGAGGGRYILAGRASWFKNPFRRFFGIGSQTNESDETSYTSKEILVDLTAGIHLAQDIALMWSERYHQVRVDDGIINTLPDIQEDFPNSNGIGGADILGHKLTFRYDTRDRQLISTQGTYLNVSVEWNQNFKQQPVTDWWRTTIDARHLVPHFHNRLVFVSHLYADTVNGGTPPFYERPTLGGEDSLRAFGRSRFIDSTALVINLEERVLIRQQKIFGYLLDFQVAPFIDIGRVGSHFISNTILHPQVNPGIGFRFLARPHIVGRVDVAYGKDGVNVYAGLDYPF
- a CDS encoding LTA synthase family protein codes for the protein MNRFLCPHNRFRLFKYPRSLAYLLGCWWVILVGIQQAERWFLFPHVIAKEPPTISLLGKTLLVGALSDGVTASAGILLAMILALAGIPVGVFLERPPGLKRLISVYRRTLQWALILIGVLFLMSVMVDISYYRLFHHHLDFPFFEYVDEAFQASRHHTESQGSNQTIAELAEAGNWLRYLITYFMLLALTILTGVWGMNRLWSHSIFAYAHTTHFQFRAILFAVPFALGAAAWSPLLPEALTLQIESTAYHSLAQNPILSASRPLQEYIRSKGMWAPAQLSRPMSAHKALTVTHQILAPSARWPSLQYPLIKEQSTIPSFMLPSRVNILVLLVEGLDRRYLGKILSLSNPAEKGTNLPSRISLTPFLDSLRQDSVYFEHFFSNGVQTTRGLLATLCSVFPRQGTAVIKTRNTHEYLCFPSVLKKAGYRTEMMMGIDSDIPGSRAFLARNGFEQISGGQDFPAGLKRMGIGLTDGALLDVLYQRIAELQQQPAPYFLAALTTGTHHPFTIPLRHPEVRALTDQPDPYLAALRHFDLEFSRVFTHLKRDGLLTNTILFVLGDHGRHESVGFTEGERVAGHFSTPLFIWMDEALRTQLQIMPHTVTTVGSQVDIAPTILSLTGLTPNRTPFMGRDLTCLLIRNCLSDNLAYLSNMYDDAIGIADHQGIWWYAFDTGLLNHTDLDLQTPVTHPSLDEMDAAHAYRSMIGLYLTANTLIEHNRIWSWGKFNSSFTPPGALIAESTTRIPDLTRGEPHSLQSE